From the Fusarium musae strain F31 chromosome 11, whole genome shotgun sequence genome, one window contains:
- a CDS encoding hypothetical protein (EggNog:ENOG41), with product MSQYTTISDGVVVTDNGIPPPANWVNYYEDMGGDMLWAQGGQMEDEVRGRGIDGDIRPHYGMAPYTGEALYLFEVGSGKFFFFNAIDGSMLQVNDQSDLKSIVDILDDENQGLPALDIEEV from the exons ATGAGTCAATACACCACAATTTCCGACGGCGTAGTGGTGACCGACAATGGG ATTCCGCCCCCGGCCAACTGGGTCAACTATTACGAGGACATGGGAGGGGATATGCTTTGGGCCCAAGGTGGTCAGATGGAGGATGAGGTACGCGGCCGTGGCATTGACGGAGATATCAGGCCTCACTACGGAATGGCACCCTACACGGGAGAAGCACTCTACCTCTTCGAGGTCGGTAGTGGCaagttctttttcttcaacGCCATTGATGGGTCGATGCTGCAAGTCAACGATCAGAGTGACCTGAAGAGCATTGTGGATatccttgacgatgagaacCAGGGCTTACCAGCCCTTGACATTGAGGAAGTCTAG
- a CDS encoding hypothetical protein (EggNog:ENOG41), producing MEAYAGPGARMLSNLRFNVLMPFTTMPATERKCLLLRLTPRSHKGWIRMQDVQEMTFMLTLAQLSSFAGNKTFSFYTSAYYKFDHKHDPITDYFKNMEQIVQDRCLSGDVQPFYGTSSYTGEVLFLLQVGGNDFIFWNALGDSMYRVTRSLTLETIVAGLDKEGFNAFDLEEL from the exons ATGGAGGCCTACGCAGGACCTGGGGCACGCATGTTGAGCAACCTTCGCTTCAATGTTTTGATGCCATTCACTACGATGCCTGCCACCGAGAGAAAGTGTTTGTTGTTAAGACTTACTCCCCGAAGTCACAAGGGTTGGATCAGAATGCAGGATGTTCAAGAGATGACCTTCATGCTTACACTGGCTCAGCTCAGTTCGTTCGCTGGGAATAAGACGTTTTCATTTTACACGTCTGCTTATTACAAGTTTGATCATAAGCATGACCCGATCACCGATTACTTTAAG AACATGGAACAGATAGTACAAGACCGTTGCCTCAGTGGAGATGTACAGCCTTTCTACGGCACATCTTCCTACACGGGCGAGGTCCTCTTCTTGCTCCAGGTTGGTGGCAAcgacttcatcttctggaatGCTCTCGGCGATTCTATGTACCGTGTGACTAGGAGCTTGACTCTGGAAACGATTGTTGCAGGCCTTGATAAGGAGGGTTTCAATGCATTTGACCTTGAAGAGCTCTGA
- a CDS encoding hypothetical protein (EggNog:ENOG41), which yields MNQLSPELGSMAVQDARQIEEDENLVNSVSSKGPPIYARPMHLKEAMTKSEMKIEIAQDGNARAKWGMTQEYKQVPACLWAKYGTDDESQDPTKSSQDNNIDDLLDNNSGSLKLMMGVLMQGPPAKMSEDALKAFNILAQGERVLQAQKPFPETESPEDNWNPSKPKGGKEQWDDVHNKWSTPEWNEDGDGGSDVQQTFVDTWFEALKWGKALSGLGKLPKLLGEKFGDLYVEAPLITVS from the exons ATGAACCAATTATCACCTGAGCTCGGAAGCATG GCTGTCCAAGATGCCAGGCAAATCGAGGAGGACGAAAACTTAGTCAACTCGGTCTCGTCGAAGGGTCCTCCTATCTACGCTCGGCCAATGCATCTCAAGGAGGCTATGACCAAGTctgagatgaagattgagaTCGCTCAAGATGGCAACGCCCGTGCGAAATGGGGCATGACACAGGAGTATAAGCAAGTCCCAGCTTGTCTTTGGGCCAAAT ATGGAACCGACGATGAGAGTCAGGATCCTACGAAGAGCAGTCAAGATAACAATATCGACGATTTGCTCGACAATAACTCTGGTAGCTTGAAGCTTATGATGGGTGTCCTCATGCAAGGCCCACCAGCAAAGATGTCTGAGGATGCCCTCAAAGCCTTCAATATCCTTGCTCAAGGCGAGAGAGTCCTTCAAGCGCAGAAGCCGTTTCCCGAAACGGAGTCCCCCGAAGATAACTGGAACCCCAGCAAGCCCAAGGGTGGTAAGGAACAGTGGGATGATGTTCATAACAAGTGGTCTACACCAGAGTGGAACGAGGACGGTGATGGAGGAAGCGACGTCCAACAGACTTTTGTCGACACTTGGTTTGAGGCTCTCAAGTGGGGAAAGGCATTGTCAGGTTTGGGCAAGCTGCCTAAACTTCTGGGGGAGAAGTTCGGTGATTTGTATGTCGAGGCCCCACTGATTACAGTTAGTTAA
- a CDS encoding hypothetical protein (EggNog:ENOG41): protein MANLQTYLQELERDFTVDTAKLKHITNHFIDELDKGLSVKGGSIPMNPTWVMQQPTGNETGKYLVLDLGGTNLRVFSVELTEEKSGFKVNQVTHRLPKELRTGPAERLWDFVAGHLEEFLKTADFEAGTNTDLSFIFSFPTTQRTIDEGILQRWTKGFDVADCEGRDKLPLKVRVVTNDTTATMMASAYINPETAIGCVFGTGCNGAYFERCQSIPKLDMEGLPAEALMAINCEWGAFDNEHMVLPLTSFDIAIDDASPRKGQQAFEKMVAGLYLGELFRLIMLDVKKRDDTFWEGQSLEKMQEPYFMDSSFLSTIEEDTSEDFKVSYDLSVAKLGVSPNLQELEFMRSVATLITTRAARLSSTGVAAICLKRNLKTCHVGVEGSLFEKHPHFKRELSKALGEILGWENSSPSGKDDVEFLLSPGSGVGAAVIASTLTRSKHEI, encoded by the exons ATGGCGAACCTTCAGACATATCTACAGGAGCTTGAGAGGGATTTTACGGTTGATACCGCTAAGCTCAAGCATATCACTAACCACTTTATCGATGAGTTGGATAAAG GATTGAGTGTCAAGGGCGGCAGCATC CCTATGAATCCAACATGGGTAATGCAACAACCAACCGGCAACGAAACAGGAAAATATCTCGTCCTAGATCTAGGCGGCACAAACCTCAGAGTATTCTCCGTCGAACTAACGGAAGAAAAGTCTGGCTTCAAAGTCAACCAGGTCACGCACAGACTCCCCAAAGAACTGAGGACAGGACCCGCTGAAAGGCTTTGGGATTTTGTCGCTGGACATCTCGAGGAATTCCTCAAAACAGCTGATTTTGAAGCTGGAACAAACACCGACTTGAGCTTTATTTTCTCTTTCCCTACAACGCAGCGAACTATTGACGAGGGTATTCTTCAGAGGTGGACAAAGGGCTTTGATGTTGCTGACTGTGAAGGTCGCGAT AAACTCCCTCTCAAGGTCCGAGTCGTAACGAACGACACAACCGCCACGATGATGGCCTCGGCATACATCAACCCCGAGACCGCAATTGGCTGCGTTTTCGGCACGGGCTGCAACGGCGCCTACTTCGAACGATGCCAATCCATTCCCAAGCTCGACATGGAAGGACTTCCCGCTGAAGCTCTCATGGCGATTAATTGCGAATGGGGCGCTTTTGACAACGAGCATATGGTCTTGCCTCTGACGTCATTTGATATCGCTATTGATGATGCGTCGCCGAGGAAGGGACAGCAGGCgtttgagaagatggtggcGGGGTTGTATCTTGGGGAGTTGTTTCGGTTGATTATGCTTGATGTTAAGAAGAGGGATGATACGTTTTGGGAGGGACAGAGTCTGGAGAAGATGCAGGAGCCTTATTTTATGGATTCATCGTTTTTGTCGACGATTGAAGA GGACACGTCGGAGGATTTCAAGGTATCATATGACCTATCTGTCGCCAAGCTCGGAGTATCTCCAAATCTTCAAGAGCTCGAGTTCATGAGGAGCGTCGCGACGCTGATAACAACCCGCGCGGCGCGTCTTTCATCAACAGGCGTAGCAGCGATATGCTTGAAGAGGAACCTAAAGACATGTCATGTTGGCGTTGAGGGATCCTTGTTTGAGAAACATCCTCATTTCAAACGGGAGCTATCCAAAGCGTTGGGTGAGATTCTCGGCTGGGAGAACTCGTCGCCCAGTGGCAAGGATGATGTGGAGTTTTTGCTTTCGCCTGGAAGTGGTGTTGGTGCAGCTGTCATTGCGTCAACCCTTACTAGAAGCAAGCATGAAATTTAA
- a CDS encoding hypothetical protein (EggNog:ENOG41) — MTSQLWSLTPWVDSGDTWHKRRVPYTQDATYLHTLDLWQPKSLQESSLPKPETLPRGKGPWVIYIHGGAWRDPLVDSSSFEATALKLLSDKDTPIAGVTSINYPLSSHPNHPTHPAPPRDSSEPVDVGRQAKHPDHIIALLTAISFLQNDLGVARDYALSGHSCGATMTFQTLMNPDHWLGTAKGISVPNVKKPRVIAPLNGLYDLAAFINDPPESHKQLQPLYTDFTKNAFGDDGAVWKAVCPTSVTDWSAEWPEGKVVVIAQSKEDGLVPYAQTELMKDHLRKTSTLEIVEMRASGDHNDLWKQADEIVDIIKCAVGYLTKL, encoded by the coding sequence ATGACGTCACAGCTCTGGTCCTTAACTCCATGGGTCGATTCTGGCGATACATGGCATAAACGCCGTGTTCCATACACACAAGATGCAACATACCTTCACACTCTCGACCTTTGGCAACCGAAATCTCTCCAAGAGTCTTCACTCCCTAAACCAGAAACTCTGCCTCGCGGCAAAGGCCCTTGGGTTATTTATATCCACGGCGGGGCATGGCGAGACCCGCTCGTCGACTCTTCGTCCTTCGAAGCAACTGCGCTCAAACTTCTGAGTGACAAAGATACACCTATCGCAGGAGTTACATCAATCAATTATCCCCTTTCAAGCCATCCCAATCATCCTACGCACCCCGCACCACCTCGCGATTCGTCGGAgcctgttgatgttggtcgACAAGCTAAGCATCCTGATCACATAATCGCTCTACTCACGGCTATCTCATTTCTGCAAAATGATCTTGGAGTAGCTCGTGATTATGCCCTGTCAGGTCACAGCTGCGGTGCCACCATGACGTTTCAGACATTGATGAACCCCGATCACTGGCTGGGTACTGCAAAGGGAATCTCGGTTCCCAATgtgaagaagccaagagTCATAGCTCCTCTCAACGGACTATACGATCTCGCTGCCTTTATCAACGACCCGCCAGAATCTCACAAACAACTTCAACCACTGTATACCGACTTCACGAAAAACGCTTTCGGCGATGACGGGGCGGTATGGAAGGCTGTCTGTCCTACAAGTGTCACAGACTGGAGTGCAGAGTGGCCTGAAGGCAAGGTCGTTGTGATTGCCCAGAGCAAGGAAGACGGTCTTGTCCCGTATGCCCAGACTGAGCTTATGAAGGACCACCTGAGAAAGACATCAACGCTTGAaattgttgagatgagagctAGCGGTGATCACAACGATCTGTGGAAACAAGCCGATGAGATCGTAGATATCATAAAGTGCGCAGTTGGATATCTAACCAAGCTCTGA
- a CDS encoding hypothetical protein (EggNog:ENOG41), which yields MLRPRFSAAHHFTLTTFGCQYHADSPSSEKLELIQEFDNLIKDAGVPVERLEQNDIPSRVWMTYWTSPQTFKSWWESDATRTFWRSLPDDAGFWRESVCLPATRAMHECTGKDPVGFGHCGELVPLTEKTGYWGAYRSRMTPDYEGDTYSSSSDAWQPPKPMTDKIRRGRAQITKFPENLCIVIEGQDYSHMKEKEREYWNENFDGLTKEWVTNVVTAGIEKGMVSARACHAFAGEKTLGATNATTSNGTSNGTINGAANGTHKSSIFPGLDYIRQAQILYWTDLSKMEHMGRWDKGHVKLRRNFMSAYGPGGEMQGGDILLWVDLGIIKGDEIDAEYVGCYEGTGFLAFDESAMFASSSVTAAELPPIFDKPIACQPIEW from the coding sequence ATGCTTCGCCCACGTTTCTCTGCCGCTCACCACTTCACCCTGACCACCTTTGGATGTCAATACCATGCCGATAGTCCAAGTAGCGAAAAGCTCGAGCTGATCCAAGAGTTCGACAACCTCATAAAGGACGCCGGCGTTCCGGTCGAGCGACTAGAACAAAACGATATCCCCTCCAGGGTTTGGATGACTTACTGGACCTCACCTCAGACCTTCAAGTCATGGTGGGAAAGCGACGCTACAAGAACCTTTTGGAGATCACTTCCAGACGATGCTGGCTTCTGGAGGGAGTCAGTTTGTCTTCCTGCCACTAGAGCTATGCATGAGTGTACAGGCAAAGATCCAGTTGGCTTCGGTCACTGCGGAGAACTCGTCCCTCTGACTGAGAAGACTGGGTATTGGGGGGCATATCGTTCTCGTATGACGCCCGACTATGAAGGCGACACCTACAGTTCTTCTTCGGACGCTTGGCAGCCCCCAAAGCCTATGACAGATAAGATTCGTCGTGGAAGAGCTCAGATTACCAAGTTCCCAGAGAACCTCTGTATTGTTATTGAAGGACAAGACTACAGTCATATGAAGGAAAAAGAGCGCGAGTACTGGAACGAGAATTTCGATGGCCTTACCAAGGAATGGGTCACCAACGTTGTGACAGCAGGTATTGAGAAGGGAATGGTGTCAGCGAGGGCATGCCACGCATTTGCGGGAGAGAAGACACTTGGAGCAACGAACGCTACAACCTCCAATGGCACCTCAAACGGTACAATCAATGGCGCAGCAAATGGTACGCACAAGAGTAGCATATTCCCAGGCCTCGACTACATCCGCCAAGCCCAGATCCTGTACTGGACCGACCTCTCCAAGATGGAGCACATGGGCCGATGGGACAAAGGCCACGTCAAGCTGCGACGTAACTTCATGTCAGCATACGGCCCAGGCGGCGAAATGCAAGGCGGCGACATCCTCCTCTGGGTCGATCTCGGCATAATCAAGGGCGATGAGATCGACGCCGAGTATGTTGGGTGCTACGAGGGTACAGGGTTTCTCGCGTTTGACGAGAGCGCGATGTTCGCGAGCTCGAGCGTCACTGCGGCTGAGCTGCCGCCGATTTTTGATAAGCCGATTGCGTGTCAGCCAATAGAGTGGTAG
- a CDS encoding hypothetical protein (EggNog:ENOG41), with the protein MASTTYSHLLQLAQTILQATETIVKHLQDTKQPEPSFDQNSKAIQGDADIHSTRIQLNDAAQDLLRLVNGPANEYRSFYMSHYTLAAYQVSLHFKLFRHVPLGGKISIADLASKAGIDEGRCRRVIKHLATQRVFEEVEPDVFTHTASSALIARDSDMEAILWMQFDEMFKAASDAAKFVQNDLNGSKDADSPFATRHGKPPYQFYADVPEKGLNFAKAMAALNQSDRSVTALRDGFHWDRLEAPGKVVDVGGASGHVSMDLAAVFPNLSFVVQDVSPEALDDGKAKLPSEIADRVSFMLHDFFKDQPIADANAFFMRQCLHNWRDEDCIKILRGLVPALEKCKPGTPLLINEEVLPELNEVSKYQEHLSRQCDMCMFVVTGSKERTRGDFEKLLKEADSRFKVVKVHRNSTSTMGLVEAYLG; encoded by the coding sequence ATGGCCTCAACAACCTACTCCCACCTCTTGCAGCTAGCACAGACTATCCTGCAAGCCACGGAGACTATCGTGAAACACCTTCAGGACACCAAGCAGCCGGAGCCGTCTTTTGATCAGAACAGCAAAGCGATTCAGGGTGATGCGGATATTCACTCCACCAGGATTCAGCTGAACGATGCAGCACAAGACCTCCTTCGCCTCGTCAACGGCCCAGCAAATGAATACCGCTCCTTCTACATGAGCCACTACACTCTTGCAGCTTACCAAGTTTCTCTTCATTTCAAACTCTTCAGACATGTTCCCCTCGGTGGGAAGATCAGTATCGCCGACCTAGCATCTAAGGCCGGCATTGATGAAGGTCGATGTCGCAGAGTAATCAAACATCTCGCGACTCAGCGCGTCTTTGAGGAAGTCGAGCCAGATGTATTCACTCACACCGCAAGTTCTGCTCTCATCGCACGAGACAGTGACATGGAAGCTATCCTCTGGATGCAGTTCGATGAAATGTTCAAGGCAGCTTCTGACGCCGCCAAATTCGTCCAAAATGATCTCAACGGTTCAAAGGACGCTGATTCACCGTTTGCTACCCGTCATGGCAAGCCGCCGTATCAATTCTACGCCGATGTCCCCGAGAAGGGCCTCAACTTTGCAAAGGCTATGGCTGCGCTCAATCAGTCGGACCGCTCAGTCACTGCCCTTCGCGATGGCTTTCATTGGGACAGGCTTGAGGCTCCTGGGAAGGTCGTTGATGTTGGCGGCGCCAGTGGTCATGTTTCCATGGACTTAGCAGCTGTTTTCCCCAACCTGAGCTTTGTCGTTCAAGACGTTAGCCCTGAAGCTCTCGATGATGGAAAAGCAAAGTTGCCATCTGAGATCGCAGACCGAGTCTCATTCATGCTGCATGACTTCTTCAAAGATCAGCCCATTGCCGACGCAAACGCGTTTTTCATGCGTCAGTGTCTCCATAACTGGCGGGACGAAGACTGCATCAAGATCCTTCGAGGTCTTGTCCCCGCGCTTGAGAAGTGCAAGCCTGGAAcccctcttctcatcaacgaggAAGTTTTGCCAGAGTTGAATGAGGTTTCAAAGTATCAGGAGCATCTGTCGCGACAGTGTGATATGTGTATGTTCGTAGTTACTGGGTCGAAGGAGCGTACTAGGGGAGACTTTGAGAAGCTCCTCAAAGAAGCGGATTCCAGGttcaaggttgtcaaggTTCACAGGAATAGCACGAGCACTATGGGTCTCGTTGAGGCGTATCTTGGCTAA
- a CDS encoding hypothetical protein (CAZy:GH117~CAZy:GH43), giving the protein MRLLSFPSHLLVAFLTLKEASSLALSKRDSPVLPGLWADPNIAIVDKTYYIFPTTDGFEGWGGNVFYWWKSKDLVSWTKSDKPFLTLNGTNGNVPWATGNAWAPAFAARGGKYYFYHSGNNPSVSDGHKSIGAAVADHPEGPWKAQDKPMIKGTSDEEIVSNQAIDPAAFEDPETGKWYIYWGNGVPIVAELNDDMVSLKAGWHKITGLQNFREGLFVNYRDGTYHLTYSIDDTGSENYRVGYATADNPIGPWTYRGVLLEKDESKGILATGHNSIINIPGTDEWYIAYHRFHIPDGNGYNRETTIDKVPIDKDTGLFGKVTPTLQSVDPRLL; this is encoded by the coding sequence ATGCGTCTTCTATCGTTTCCCAGCCATCTCCTCGTGGCCTTCCTAACCCTCAAAGAGGCTTCATCCCTCGCCCTCAGCAAACGGGATAGCCCTGTCCTCCCCGGCCTCTGGGCGGACCccaacatcgccatcgtcgACAAGACATACTACATCTTCCCTACCACCGACGGTTTCGAAGGCTGGGGCGGCAACGTCTTCTACTGGTGGAAATCAAAAGATCTCGTATCATGGACAAAGAGCGACAAGCCATTCCTTACTCTCAATGGTACGAATGGCAACGTTCCCTGGGCTACAGGTAATGCCTGGGCTCCTGCTTTCGCTGCTCGCGGAGGCAAGTACTATTTCTACCATAGTGGGAATAACCCCTCTGTGAGCGATGGGCATAAGAGCATTGGTGCGGCGGTGGCTGATCATCCTGAGGGGCCGTGGAAGGCACAGGATAAGCCGATGATCAAGGGCACGTCTGATGAGGAGATTGTCAGCAACCAGGCTATCGATCCCGCTGCCTTTGAAGATCCAGAAACTGGAAAGTGGTATATCTACTGGGGAAATGGCGTTCCCATTGTCGCAGAGTTAAACGACGACATGGTCTCTCTCAAAGCAGGCTGGCACAAAATTACAGGTCTTCAGAATTTCCGCGAAGGTCTTTTCGTCAACTATCGCGATGGAACATATCATCTGACATACTCTATCGACGATACGGGCTCAGAGAACTATCGGGTTGGGTACGCTACGGCGGATAACCCCATTGGACCTTGGACATATCGTGGTGTTCTTCTGGAGAAGGACGAATCGAAGGGCATTCTTGCTACGGGACAtaactccatcatcaacattccTGGAACGGATGAGTGGTACATCGCGTATCATCGCTTCCATATTCCTGATGGAAATGGGTATAATAGGGAGACTACGATTGATAAGGTACCCATCGACAAGGATACGGGATTGTTTGGAAAGGTTACGCCGACTTTGCAGAGTGTTGATCCTAGGCTTTTGTAG
- a CDS encoding hypothetical protein (EggNog:ENOG41~CAZy:GH43): MWKLLVSGLVAVASLSGVNAAYPNPGPVTGDTRVHDPTVVKTPSGGYLLAHTGDNVSLKTSSDRTAWKDAGAVFPNGAPWTTQYTKGDKNLWAPDISYHNGQYYLYYSASSFGQRTSAIFLATSKTGASGSWTNQGVVVESNNNNDYNAIDGNLFVDSDGKWWLSFGSFWSGIKLIQLDPKTGKRTGSSMYSLAKRDASVEGAVEAPFITKRGSTYYLWVSFDKCCQGAASTYRVMVGRSSSITGPYVDKAGKQMMSGGGTEIMASHGSIHGPGHNAVFTDNDADVLVYHYYDNAGTALLGINLLRYDNGWPVAY, translated from the coding sequence ATGTGGAAACTCCTCGTCAGCGGTCTTGTCGCCGTCGCGTCCCTCAGCGGCGTGAACGCTGCTTATCCTAACCCTGGTCCCGTCACTGGCGATACTCGTGTTCACGATCCTACGGTTGTCAAGACTCCCAGCGGTGGATACTTACTGGCTCATACTGGCGATAACGTTTCGCTCAAGACATCTTCTGACCGAACGGCCTGGAAGGATGCAGGTGCTGTTTTCCCCAACGGTGCGCCTTGGACTACGCAGTATACCAAGGGTGACAAGAACCTTTGGGCCCCTGATATCTCATACCACAACGGCCAGTACTATCTGTACTActccgcctcctccttcgGCCAGCGTACCTCTGCCATTTTCCTCGCTACCAGCAAGACCGGTGCATCCGGCTCGTGGACCAATCAAGGCGTCGTCGTCGagtccaacaacaacaacgactACAATGCCATTGACGGAAATCTCTTTGTTGACTCTGACGGAAAATGGTGGCTCTCCTTCGGTTCTTTCTGGTCcggcatcaagctcatccaacTCGACCCCAAGACCGGCAAGCGCACCGGCTCAAGCATGTACTCCCTCGCCAAACGCGACGCCTCCGTCGAAGGCGCCGTCGAGGCTCCGTTCATCACCAAACGCGGAAGCACCTACTACCTCTGGGTGTCGTTCGACAAGTGTTGCCAGGGCGCTGCTAGCACGTACCGTGTCATGGTTGGACGATCGAGCAGCATTACTGGTCCTTATGTtgacaaggctggcaagcAGATGATGTCTGGTGGAGGAACGGAGATTATGGCTAGTCACGGGTCTATTCATGGACCGGGACATAATGCTGTTTTCACTGATAACGATGCGGACGTTCTTGTTTATCATTACTACGATAACGCTGGCACAGCGCTGTTGGGCATCAACTTGCTCAGATATGACAATGGCTGGCCTGTTGCTTATTAG